The Sporichthyaceae bacterium genome includes the window CTGCCTCGACCGAGCGGACGCGCTCGGCGGCGGAGTCGGTGACCATGTCCGCGGACAGCACCGGCCAGCCTTCGAGGCGTGCCGCGGCCAACAGTCGCGGATCGTCGCCGACCACGTTGGGATGCCCGACGCTGCGCAGCATCGCCAGGTCGCTGCCGTGGTCGGCGTAGGCGTGACAGTCCGTCAGTTCCGCCCCGTGCCGACGGGCCGTGGCATGCACGACCACGACCTTGGCCTTGCCGATCATCGGATGCCGGACGGTGCCGGTCAGCCGACCCGCGGAGTCCAGGTCCGGGTGCGTGCACAGCACGATCTCGACGCCGAGGTCGTCGGCCAGCGGCCGCAGGCACGGCAGGAACGAGCCCGAGATCAGCGCGATCCCGTGCCCGGCCGCCCGGTGCCGTCGCAACGCCGCCAACGTCGAGGCGATGAACGGCGGGCCGATGCGCCGGCCGGAGCACAGGTCGGCGTACCAGGCCTCCCCGGCCTGCATCAGTTCGACCCAGCTCTCCCCGGCCCACAGGTTGTAGTAGGCGCGGTTGATCTCGGTCCGGTCGATCCCGGCCTGCGCCATCGAGGCGAGGCGTTCGGTGGCCTTCCGGCGCTCCTCGGCAGTCCGCCGGAAGCGCAGGAAGTCGAACATGCTCTTGGTATTGAGCAATGTCTCGTCGACATCGAAGAAGGCAATTGAGTTCACGCGATCTGTCCCCGCCCCGGTTTGTTCTCAATGTGTCCTGCTACCCCAGCCGCGACCGCCCCGCCGGCCGACAGAACCCCGACGCAACCGGCCACCGCGGCGAAGCCGTGGCCGGACGTGATCGAGGCCAGCGCCGGCCCGAGGCTGGCGCCGATGAACAACACGAACGTGTAGAGCGCCACCCCGGCCCCGCGGGCGGCACCGGCACGCACGCCGATCGCCTGCACCAGCGACGGGATGGCCAACGCGATCCCGCTCACGAAACCCAGCAGCAGCACGAAAAGCGCGCCGGTCGACAGCGACCCGGTCAGCCCCAGCAGTGCACCGACGACGCTGAACGCCGCGGCCGTGGTCAGCGCCAGGCACACCCGATGCGTCGCCTCGATCCGCGCCAACCGAGGCGCGCACAACGGGACGAGCAGCATGGCCGGCAACGCACTTGCCCGCAGCTCGAGCATCGCGTGCGGCGAACGCGCGATCCCGCGCGGCCCGGCCTCGGCCAGTCCGGCGTACAGCGCGACGAACCCGCACAGGACGGTCCCGGTCGCGACCAGCAGCAGGACCAGCCCCGGCCGGGTCAGCAGTCGACCCATCGATCGGTAGACCTGCGCGGTCGAGCCGACCGTGGTCACGCCTCCGGGAGACAGGACGAGAAGTAGGAGCGCGGCGCCGCCCGCCAGCAGCACCGCGCTGGTCCAGTAGACAGCCCGCCAGCCGATGGCTTCGGCGACGGACTGGGCATAGACCTGGCCGATGACCCCGGCAGCCAGGAAGGAACTCGTCAGCCACGTCGTGGCCGCGACCCGCCGGGCGGGCTCGATCCGTTCGGCCAGGTAGGCCAGGGCGGCCGGCGCGTACGTTGCGGCGCACATGCCCTGCAACCCGCGCAGCCCGACGCCGGCGACCTCACTGCCGGCACCAGCCAGCAGCGCGGTGGCCGCGCAGGTCGCGACCAGCCCGAGCAGGATCACGCGGCGGCGGCCGATCCGGTCCGACAGCGGCCCGGAGAGCAGGAAGCCGAAGGCGTAGCCGAGGCTGAACGCCGTCACCGTCCACCCGGCGCTGCCGGCGGTGGTCGACCAGGATCGGCCGAACCTCCCCAGCAGCGGCAGCGCCGTGTAGAGCTGTCCGACGACCACGACACCGACCGCACAAAGCGCGCCGACCGTGGACACGAACGCGACCACGCTCGGAGACGTACCGTGGCGTCCACCCCTGGTTCCCCCCCGCCCAGGAGCCAGGAGCCGCACGTGGTGGCCGGTGAGCGTGGTCATGGCCCAGGGAACCAACCAACTAGTTGGCTGTCAATGTGCAATTCCCGGACGGCCCGTCGGATTCCGACACGATTTGGCTCTCGACCTCCGGATTTGGCGCACCAACAGCTCGGTTGGGGTCACAATGCGACAACCAGACGGTTGGAGTTCGAGTCATGGCAGTGGTTCGGGACGCAGAGTTGACCCGGCGCAAGCTGCTGTCGGCAGCTCGACGGGAGTTCGCCGCGTTCGGCATCGACGGGGCGCGGATCGACCGGATCGCGGCCCAGGCCGGGGTG containing:
- a CDS encoding HAD-IB family hydrolase, which codes for MNSIAFFDVDETLLNTKSMFDFLRFRRTAEERRKATERLASMAQAGIDRTEINRAYYNLWAGESWVELMQAGEAWYADLCSGRRIGPPFIASTLAALRRHRAAGHGIALISGSFLPCLRPLADDLGVEIVLCTHPDLDSAGRLTGTVRHPMIGKAKVVVVHATARRHGAELTDCHAYADHGSDLAMLRSVGHPNVVGDDPRLLAAARLEGWPVLSADMVTDSAAERVRSVEAGVRP
- a CDS encoding MFS transporter — encoded protein: MVAFVSTVGALCAVGVVVVGQLYTALPLLGRFGRSWSTTAGSAGWTVTAFSLGYAFGFLLSGPLSDRIGRRRVILLGLVATCAATALLAGAGSEVAGVGLRGLQGMCAATYAPAALAYLAERIEPARRVAATTWLTSSFLAAGVIGQVYAQSVAEAIGWRAVYWTSAVLLAGGAALLLLVLSPGGVTTVGSTAQVYRSMGRLLTRPGLVLLLVATGTVLCGFVALYAGLAEAGPRGIARSPHAMLELRASALPAMLLVPLCAPRLARIEATHRVCLALTTAAAFSVVGALLGLTGSLSTGALFVLLLGFVSGIALAIPSLVQAIGVRAGAARGAGVALYTFVLFIGASLGPALASITSGHGFAAVAGCVGVLSAGGAVAAGVAGHIENKPGRGQIA